The Thermoanaerobacter uzonensis DSM 18761 sequence GTTTCCTACAAAAAGTATTTCAGATCCCTCATTTATTATATCTGTCAACATAAGCAATAAGATGTCGTAGTCTTTGTCTTTTTTCACTTTTTCCATAAAGCTTATAAGCTGTTGTTTTAATTCTCCTGCATCTGTAAGAGTGTTAACCTGCCCTATGCCGATTTTATAATTATTTATTGTAAATTCTTTGAAATCTGTATAAAATATTTCTTCAACAGTTTTTCCTTCTAAAGAGGTACCTGCTTTGAACATTTCAGTTCCAAACTCATTTATGTCTATGTTGGCAATTTCTGCAAGCTTCTTAGCTGCTCTTACGTCTTCTGGTGTACAAGTAGGAGATTTAAATACAAGAGTATCTGATAAAATAGCAGCGCACATTATTCCCGCTATTTTTGGTTCCGGAATTAGCCCTTTTTCTTCAAAAAGTCGATTTATAATTGTAGCAGTAGAGCCTACAGGATGGTTTCTAAATAGTATTGGCTGCTCTGTTTCTATTGTCCCAATTCGGTGATGATCAATTATTTCTAATATTCTTGCTTGTCCTATTCCTTCAACTGCTTGCGAAAATTCATTGTGGTCAACCATTATGACATTTTTTCTTTCATAGTCTAAAATATGTCGTCTTGCAAGGAGCCCCGTGACTTTTCCTTCTTCATCGACAACTGGAAAGTTTCGGTATCTATATTTTAACATTACTTCTTTTACATCATCAATATAATCGCTAACTCTAAATGTTACTAGATCTTCCTTTTTTATTACATATGATAATGGTATACTTTGGTTTAATAATTTAACAGTGTCAAACGTATCTGGTACAACTTTTATAATTGTTACTTTATATTGTTTAGCTAGTTCAAGAATTTTTTCTGAGACTCCGTTGTTGCCAGTAATTATGAGAGCTTTTATTCCTTGTAGAATCGCAACTTGTTGTATATCGCCTCTGTCTCCAATGATTAAGATATCCCCTTTTTTTATTCTTTTTAACACATTTTCTTTAGACATGGCAGCTACTAAAATGTCGCCTTCAAGATAATCTACATATCTTAAAACTTCTTCTCCTTTCAAAGTAGCTAATATGTTGTCAATAGGGATTTTATACTTAGATAATTCATGAGAAGAAGAAAGATATGCCTTTGCCAAATCTCCTACTGTGGCAATTCCTATTAATTTATTCTCCTTATCTACTACTGCTATTGTTCTAATGTTTTTTTCCATCATAGTGTTCCATGCTTCAAACATGGAGGTGTTTTCTTTAAAAACGAGAGGTTTATCAAATTTAATGTCTTGTACTTGGGTATATACATTTTCAATAAAAATAGGCTCTTCTACTCCAAAATAGTCTAGTACAAATTTTGTCTCTCGGTTTATAGGACCTAATCTAACAGGTATAGCATTTATACCTTCAGAGATGCGCTTTAGATAGGCATAAGAAATAGCTGAGCAAATAGAATCGGTATCTGGATTTTTATGTCCGGAAATATATACTGTTGTCATGATGCATCGCCCCTATTTTAGTTTCATTCTTGTTGCAGTGGATAAATATAATATAACAAGAAAAGGAGGGTATGTAAATGGTAATAACCATACAAAGTCAAATTTATGCATTTTTAGTAACAGTATATGGTGGTTTTGTGCTGGGTTTTATATACGATATTTTTAAAGTAACAAGACGAGTTTTTAGGCTTAAAAAAACTTTTTCTAATATTGCCGATATTATATTTTGGCTTTTTGGGACAATTACTATGCTTTATTTTATGTATATAAGCAATTATGTTGAAATCAGGTTTTATAGTTTTTTGGGATTTGCAATTGGAATCATTCTTTATTATGTGTTGCTAAGTCATTTCATCATCCGAGCTTTAATTGGAGTTTGTGAATTTGCAATAAAATTTTTAAAAAAGATGGCAGAAATTATTATATATCCTGCTAGAATAGTAGTCAATTTTATTATTGTTCCTTATAAGTTCACAAAAAAAATTTTAACTTTGCCTGTTGCTTTTCTGAAAAATAATTTAACTCATTTTAAGATTTTTAAAAGGAAAAAATAAAGGATTTTTTAAAGAAATGTCGAATAAAAATAATAGATTATATGCCTTGTGAAAGCAGGTGTTATGAGTGAAAAAGCTAAAGAAGATATTGTTTTTTGCCTTTATTGCATATATTGGATTTACTTTTTTTCAGCAGCAAGTTGCATTAGAGAAACTTGATAATAGGTATAGGGATTTAAAAAATAAAGAAGCTGCAGTAATGAAAGAAAATAAGTATTTAAATGAATTACTTCACCAGATAAATAGTGAAAGTTTTATTGAAAATGAGGCAAGACAAAAGTTGGGGTTGGTTAAAAAAGGAGAAATAATTTATGTAGATGTTTCAAAAACTAAGTCCCAAGAGACAAAAAAGTAATTTCAGAAAATTCATCTTGAAATATTTTGTATCTTAATATATAATAAACTCATTAATAAAATTTTTAGAGGGAGGATCTTTATTTATATGCCATTTGAGGTTGGAGATGTTGTTGAGGGCACCGTGTTAAACATCACAGACTTTGGAGCATTTATTCAGTTACCAGAGGGGAAAACTGGGTTGGTGCATATTTCGGAAGTTGCTAATACCTATGTAAAAGATATTAGGGAGCATTTGAAGGAGCATGATAAAGTAAAAGTAAAAATATTGTCCATGGATGCTAATGGCAGAATAAGTTTGTCAATCAAAAAGGCTTTGCCCAAGAATAATAAAGAAAGAGAACCAAAGGATTTTGTATGGCAGAGCAATAGGAATTATAATACTAATAGTTCCTTTGAAGAGAAATTGCTTAAGTTTTTAAAAGATTCAGACGAAAGGCAGCAACAGCTGCGAAAGAATTTTGATTCCAAGAGAAGAAATACAGGCTACAGAAGAAGCAATGGATATTAACTTCGGGTTATGCCCGAAGATTTTTCATAAAGGGTTTTTACCTGTGATAGTTGGGGGTTATTATGAGAATTTGTGCAATTGATATAGGGACAAATTCAATACGCCAACTTATATGTGACGTAAATAATGGAAATATAAACAAGATACAAAAAGACGTTGAAATAACTCGATTGGGGGAAGGAATTTCTAAAACGGGTAAGTTAAATAATAACGCGATACAGAGAAGCATTGAGGTGATTGAACGCTTTGTGAAATTGGCCCAAGAAAAAGGTGCAGAAGTTATATATGCTTTTGCAACATCTGCGATGAGGGATGCTAAAAATAAAGATGCTTTTTTTGAGCAAATTAGAAAACTTGGGCTAGAGGTAGAAATCATAGATGGAGAAACAGAGAGCTTATTTGGATACATCGGAGCGGTGTTGGGGGTTAATAAGGAAGATGCTCTGGTGTTAGATATAGGAGGAGGAAGTACTGAATTAGCATATAAAGGTAGAGAATTTGTAAAAGAAAGTTTTGATATAGGAGCTGTGAGGCTTACTGAAAAATTTATTAAAAATGATCCTCCTACAGCTGAGGAATATGATGAAATCAGGTTGCATATAATAGATACAATGGTAAATTCTATTAATAAGTACAAAGAAGTTGAAAATGTCATCGGCATAGGAGGGACAATAACAACTCTCGCTGCCGTTTCCCAGCAATTGGAAATTTATTCTCAAGAAAAAATTCATGGATATCAGCTAAAAAAAGAAGAAATTAAGAGGATTTTAGATAAATTTATGTCTGTTACATTGGAAGAGCGGAAAAAAATTTTTGGATTGCAGCCACAAAGGGCTGATATAATAATTGCGGGAACTGCTATATTACTGACTATATTAGAAATGCTGAGTTTCAAAGAAATAACGGTTAGTGAGTGGGATAATTTAGAAGGAGCAGTCGTCTATAAATTTGGGGAATTTAAGCTATAAAAATGGAATTTTCATTTGAAGTTGCAAAAGTGGATAAAAAACTATTGACTTAAAGATATAGATATAATATAATAAATACTGTCTCAAGGAGATGAAGCCGGAGTGGCGGAACTGGCAGACGCACAGGACTTAAAATCCTGCGGGCCCTAAAAGCCCGTACCGGTTCGAGTCCGGTCTCCGGCACCAATGGCGCGGGGTGGAGCAGTCCGGTAGCTCGTCGGGCTCATAACCCGGAGGTCGTAGGTTCAAATCCTACCCCCGCAACCAAAAATATGGCGGCGTAGCTCAGTTGGCCAGAGCATGCGGTTCATACCCGCAGTGTCGGTGGTTCAAATCCACTCGCCGCTACCAGCAAAGAACGGAAATCGTCACCTATCCAGAAGTAGAATTCACATTTTATTTCATCTGGGGTGACGATTATTTTTTTTATGTAGTTTTTAAGCACTTCTTTAATTTCATGAGGATCCTTCGAGGAATTAATTATTTCCCTATCCTTTTCGAAGATTTTTAATATCATTTCTGGTGTAATAAAGTCTGTCTCTTTTTTATTTTCCAGCTCTTTAATTCTGTAAGCAAGCTCATTTCTCATTGCTTCTAATTCGTTCATTTTTTCTTTCATTATTGGCTGAAACATCCCCTGAGCAATAGCTTCTACTATGTTTTTCATCTGCTCTTCAACCTCCTTATAGCGCTTTTTTAAAAAAGCAATTTCTTCTGCTCTCTCTTTATTTAGCTTCTGATTTTCCTCGTTTAAAAGTCTAGCCAATACCGGCGCTACTTTTGGGTCAAGCACTCTCTTGTTCAGCTCATCTATAACAAAAGCTTCTAGTTTTTCTTTATTTATATCTCTATTTGTGCACTGCTTAGTTCTGTCTTTCCTGCTGCATCTATAAGTTACATATTTCCCTCTGCTTAAACACCCTACCATTTTAGAACCGCATATTCCGCAGTAAACAAGACCTGACAAAAGATAAACCCTTTTTGCAGAATTAGCCCCTCTTGTTATTTTTCTTTCTTCCATTTTCTCCTGCACTTTTTTAAATAAGTCTTCATCAATGATTGCAGGTATAGCATTCTCTATAACGATTACGTCTTCTTTTACTATTCTATGGTTTTTCTTTGTACCTTTATTGAATATGTATTTGCCAGTATATTTTTCATTTTTCAAAATTTCATGAATGCTGTTTTTCCTGAACGGATTTCCCTTCTTAGTTTTGTAACCTCTTAAGTTTAATTCATCAATTATCTGCCTATATCCATACCCCTGTGCATATAACTCAAAAATCAGTCTCACTGCTTCAGCTTCTTTTTCGTTTATCACATATTTCCCATCCACAATGTCATATCCCAAAGGTGGTATACCTCCATTAAATTTGGCCTGAAAAGCATTTTCTTTCAATCCTTTCATAACCTCCCTTGCGAGGTTTTTGGAGTAGTACTCAGCCATCCCTTCTAAAACACTTTCTAAAATAATGCTCTCTGGCGAATCATCTAACTGTTCAAGTACTGAAATAAGTTTTACGCCGTTCTTTTTTAACTGTCTCCTGTAGAAAGCGCTGTCATATCTGTTGCGGGCAAACCTGTCCAGTTTATGAACAATAACAGCGTTAAACAGCCCCAGTGAGCTGTCCTTTATCATCTGCAGGAATGCCGGCCTATCATCAGTTGTAGCACTTTTTGCTTCATCGGTGTATATCTTTACCAGCTGTATGTTATTTTTTTCGCAGTACTCTTTTATAGCTCTTAATTGAGCTTCAATACTTTCCTCCCTTTGATTGTCGCTAGAGTATCTTGCATATGCAGCAGCTCTTATTTCTGTTTCAGCCATGAGAAATCCCCTTTCCTTAAATATTTATTTTTATTTCAACAATTAATTAATAACATCTTTATTTGTATATTTTGACATTGACAATCTTTTTTCATCATGATATACTATAATTGCAGGGTCGATCCGGTATTAGTCGCCGGGAAATCGGTCTTGCTTTTATTTTTGTCTTATTTTCTAACAACTCCGTACGGGTCTGCAGGATGGGCATGTAAGTTTAGTATTGGTTTTAATTCTGTAAACAAATTTTCTAACCCATATTTTTTTATTTTTCCTGTTGGATAATCATATCTTAGTAATGCATATGCTATAAAATCAACTGACTGAATAAGATAGTCATCCTGTGAGTCTCTGAAGAAGGGATCAGCAATGATTCTGTCGATAGTTATGTTCTTAGTTCTTACGTTTGGTTCCCATTCACCATACTTACTTGGTATCGGATTAAAAACTCTCATTTTCCGTAGTACTTTTTTTATTCTTGTTTCATCTCCCCTATCAAAAACAAGTATTCCATAGTCGTTCTTTGTTTCAAGAGATCGATTTATTCTATTTATTATTCTGTCTAAAGCTTCTTCATAGCTTCTAACACTTACGTTAATGCATTCAACATTGTATTTGCTTAATGCCGCCAATAGTTTAATATAACGTCTAAATATAAAGGCCCGTTGCCTTTTCGTAACAATTTTACTTCCTAGTTTACCACGTCCAGCAATGAATTCGGTAGCATGTAGTTCTTTAGCTATTCTTATGCCATACCTATTTTTTAGGTATATCCTAAATCTTTTTATAACTTTAAACACATTGTTCCAGTTTTCTGCCGGTATCCCTAATGCAGAAAAAATGTAGACATTACTTTTCTCATCACCTGATTCATCTAAGTAATATATGTACATAAGTAAAATCCCCTCCCAAATATTATTTAGCTTTTGAAAGGTATTTTAATATTTTTTCTGACACTTTATCTGCCTCATCTTCCAACTCTAAATGCTCCATGTTAAGCCCTATAATGTATCCACAGCGTGGCATGTCATTCAGTATATGCTGTATTTCATGGAGGAAAGTTTTAACTTGCGTCCTGTAACTTACATTTCCGTTGAGCAGTAAATGATAGTTTCCCCTTCTGCTTACGTATGTAAACCCCAGCACT is a genomic window containing:
- a CDS encoding putative manganese-dependent inorganic diphosphatase, whose amino-acid sequence is MTTVYISGHKNPDTDSICSAISYAYLKRISEGINAIPVRLGPINRETKFVLDYFGVEEPIFIENVYTQVQDIKFDKPLVFKENTSMFEAWNTMMEKNIRTIAVVDKENKLIGIATVGDLAKAYLSSSHELSKYKIPIDNILATLKGEEVLRYVDYLEGDILVAAMSKENVLKRIKKGDILIIGDRGDIQQVAILQGIKALIITGNNGVSEKILELAKQYKVTIIKVVPDTFDTVKLLNQSIPLSYVIKKEDLVTFRVSDYIDDVKEVMLKYRYRNFPVVDEEGKVTGLLARRHILDYERKNVIMVDHNEFSQAVEGIGQARILEIIDHHRIGTIETEQPILFRNHPVGSTATIINRLFEEKGLIPEPKIAGIMCAAILSDTLVFKSPTCTPEDVRAAKKLAEIANIDINEFGTEMFKAGTSLEGKTVEEIFYTDFKEFTINNYKIGIGQVNTLTDAGELKQQLISFMEKVKKDKDYDILLLMLTDIINEGSEILFVGNNKELLQRAFNVEIKNNSFYLPYVISRKKQVLPPLVKAINTH
- the yabQ gene encoding spore cortex biosynthesis protein YabQ, with the translated sequence MVITIQSQIYAFLVTVYGGFVLGFIYDIFKVTRRVFRLKKTFSNIADIIFWLFGTITMLYFMYISNYVEIRFYSFLGFAIGIILYYVLLSHFIIRALIGVCEFAIKFLKKMAEIIIYPARIVVNFIIVPYKFTKKILTLPVAFLKNNLTHFKIFKRKK
- a CDS encoding FtsB family cell division protein is translated as MKKLKKILFFAFIAYIGFTFFQQQVALEKLDNRYRDLKNKEAAVMKENKYLNELLHQINSESFIENEARQKLGLVKKGEIIYVDVSKTKSQETKK
- a CDS encoding S1 domain-containing RNA-binding protein, whose protein sequence is MPFEVGDVVEGTVLNITDFGAFIQLPEGKTGLVHISEVANTYVKDIREHLKEHDKVKVKILSMDANGRISLSIKKALPKNNKEREPKDFVWQSNRNYNTNSSFEEKLLKFLKDSDERQQQLRKNFDSKRRNTGYRRSNGY
- a CDS encoding Ppx/GppA phosphatase family protein, giving the protein MRICAIDIGTNSIRQLICDVNNGNINKIQKDVEITRLGEGISKTGKLNNNAIQRSIEVIERFVKLAQEKGAEVIYAFATSAMRDAKNKDAFFEQIRKLGLEVEIIDGETESLFGYIGAVLGVNKEDALVLDIGGGSTELAYKGREFVKESFDIGAVRLTEKFIKNDPPTAEEYDEIRLHIIDTMVNSINKYKEVENVIGIGGTITTLAAVSQQLEIYSQEKIHGYQLKKEEIKRILDKFMSVTLEERKKIFGLQPQRADIIIAGTAILLTILEMLSFKEITVSEWDNLEGAVVYKFGEFKL
- a CDS encoding recombinase family protein, coding for MAETEIRAAAYARYSSDNQREESIEAQLRAIKEYCEKNNIQLVKIYTDEAKSATTDDRPAFLQMIKDSSLGLFNAVIVHKLDRFARNRYDSAFYRRQLKKNGVKLISVLEQLDDSPESIILESVLEGMAEYYSKNLAREVMKGLKENAFQAKFNGGIPPLGYDIVDGKYVINEKEAEAVRLIFELYAQGYGYRQIIDELNLRGYKTKKGNPFRKNSIHEILKNEKYTGKYIFNKGTKKNHRIVKEDVIVIENAIPAIIDEDLFKKVQEKMEERKITRGANSAKRVYLLSGLVYCGICGSKMVGCLSRGKYVTYRCSRKDRTKQCTNRDINKEKLEAFVIDELNKRVLDPKVAPVLARLLNEENQKLNKERAEEIAFLKKRYKEVEEQMKNIVEAIAQGMFQPIMKEKMNELEAMRNELAYRIKELENKKETDFITPEMILKIFEKDREIINSSKDPHEIKEVLKNYIKKIIVTPDEIKCEFYFWIGDDFRSLLVAASGFEPPTLRV
- a CDS encoding DUF3800 domain-containing protein — encoded protein: MYIYYLDESGDEKSNVYIFSALGIPAENWNNVFKVIKRFRIYLKNRYGIRIAKELHATEFIAGRGKLGSKIVTKRQRAFIFRRYIKLLAALSKYNVECINVSVRSYEEALDRIINRINRSLETKNDYGILVFDRGDETRIKKVLRKMRVFNPIPSKYGEWEPNVRTKNITIDRIIADPFFRDSQDDYLIQSVDFIAYALLRYDYPTGKIKKYGLENLFTELKPILNLHAHPADPYGVVRK